Proteins encoded in a region of the Drosophila busckii strain San Diego stock center, stock number 13000-0081.31 chromosome 2L, ASM1175060v1, whole genome shotgun sequence genome:
- the LOC108594483 gene encoding zinc finger protein sens isoform X2 → MNVAKMQTAQHQHLLHLAASAAPPTQQHHLPIDYSLGNFKPAIAADFPGGPFVASPQQSSSNSNSNNSPASSSLQVRDLSQLTTMAAIPSPNQLLHQRIQPAQITVDAHQQHQQQHQHQQQLPPAAATSPHEYAPMSAFKAVLPKKRNTDDTTLPFSISRLVKTEQLTAAMAAAAALKPPALSIHALSLTEDNNNSISMLSKNHQQQQQQQQLQPRGKLYLSASEQLRQSRSRSRSRSRSASHCSSQIDMDDADSSHERYSRHSRRSLHSRSRSRSRSSSSSSVELQVDSPPGSPSISSPSAASVSASELLITANSSSINKKSDVFSVSALLRRDEPATRRRSPPLGLVGATNGPLTLPSNPLEVMRQSYPANYDAAMFPRSIFSPALPFFAFAFHQGQQQQQHAVLTQHNLSGSSYHPDSQENLFRLRSLMVPIQTAAAAGGQNGSSAAAAAAAAAAAAAVGVGVPPGAGHLGLAHPPHLHFHHMPGKWPGLHQFSDLYSCMKCEKMFSTPHGLEVHSRRTHHGKKPYACELCNKTFGHEVSLSQHRAVHNVEKVFECKQCGKRFKRSSTLSTHLLIHSDTRPYPCSYCGKRFHQKSDMKKHTYIHTGEKPHKCQVCGKAFSQSSNLITHSRKHTGYKPFSCKLCHKSFQRKVDLRRHKETQHTDLRVHLGKVDFMSAAAAAAAAAELNAAPPPPPQAPPTAPSTS, encoded by the exons aTGAACGTTGCCAAAATGCAAACGGCTCAGCATCAGCATTTGCTGCATCTGGCCGCCTCCGCTGCCCCGCCCACACAGCAACATCATCTGCCCATTGACTATAGTCTGGGCAACTTTAAGCCCGCCATTGCTGCAGATTTTCCCGGCGGCCCATTCGTTGCCAGCCCACAGCAATCTTCCTCCAATTCCAATTCGAACAACTCGCCAGCGAGCTCATCGCTGCAGGTGCGCGATCTGAGCCAGCTGACCACCATGGCGGCCATACCGTCACCcaatcagctgctgcatcAACGCATTCAGCCTGCCCAGATCACAGTCGATGCAcatcagcagcaccagcagcaacatcaacaccagcaacagttaccgccggcagcagcaacatcgccACATGAGTATGCACCCATGTCCGCCTTCAAGGCGGTGCTGCCAAAGAAACGCAACACCGACG ATACAACTCTGCCCTTTAGCATAAGCAGACTGGTCAAGACTGAACAATTAACAGCGGCAATGGCTGCAGCCGCGGCGCTGAAGCCGCCAGCGTTGAGCATTCATGCTCTGAGCCTCACCgaggacaacaacaattccATATCCATGCTGAGCAAgaatcatcaacagcagcagcagcagcaacagttgcagccacGTGGCAAACTTTATCTCAGCGCCAGCGAGCAGCTGCGTCAATCTCGCTCCAGATCGCGCTCGCGTTCACGCAGCGCCTCACACTGTTCCTCACAGATCGACATGGACGATGCGGACAGCAGCCATGAGCGTTACTCGCGTCACTCGCGTCGCTCGCTGCACTCGCGTTCCCGCTCTAGATcgcgctccagctccagttcgTCGGTCGAACTGCAGGTGGATTCACCGCCTGGCAGTCCCAGCATTAGTTCACCCAGTGCCGCCTCCGTTTCCGCCTCCGAGCTGCTCATcactgccaacagcagcagcattaacaaAAAGTCCGATGTCTTCTCTGTCTCGGCGCTGCTGCGACGCGATGAGCCCGCCACGCGGCGTCGCAGTCCACCTCTGGGCTTGGTCGGCGCCACCAATGGCCCCTTGACGCTGCCCAGCAATCCGCTCGAGGTTATGCGCCAAAGCTATCCGGCTAACTACGATGCGGCCATGTTTCCACGTTCAATCTTCTCGCCCGCACTGCCCTTTTTCGCCTTTGCCTTTCACCagggacagcagcagcagcagca TGCAGTACTAACCCAACATAATCTCTCCGGCTCCAGCTACCATCCGGATTCGCAGGAAAATCTCTTTCGTCTACGCAGTCTGATGGTGCCAATTCAAACGGCCGCTGCGGCTGGTGGACAAAATGGTTCCTcggctgcggcagcagcagcagcagccgccgccgcagcggCCGTCGGCGTGGGCGTGCCACCTGGCGCCGGACACTTGGGTCTGGCACATCCGCCGCATTTGCACTTTCATCACATGCCGGGCAAGTGGCCGGGTCTGCATCAGTTTAGCGACCTCTACTCCTGCATGAAGTGCGAGAAAATGTTCAGCACGCCGCACGGACTCGAGGTGCACTCGCGCCGCACCCATCACGGCAAGAAGCCCTACGCCTGCGAGTTGTGCAACAAGACCTTTGGCCACGAGGTCAGCCTCAGCCAGCACAG GGCCGTGCACAATGTGGAGAAGGTCTTCGAGTGCAAACAGTGCGGCAAGCGCTTCAAGCGCTCCAGCACTCTATCCACACATCTGCTTATACACAGCGACACGAGGCCTTATCCCTGCAGCTACTGCGGCAAGCGATTCCATCAAAAGAGTGATATGAAGAAGCACACCTATATACACACCG GTGAAAAACCACACAAGTGTCAGGTGTGCGGCAAAGCCTTTAGCCAGAGCTCCAACCTGATAACGCACTCCCGCAAGCACACTGGCTATAAGCCCTTCAGCTGCAAGCTCTGCCACAAGTCCTTTCAGCGCAAGGTGGATCTGCGTCGCCACAAGGAGACCCAGCACACCGATCTGCGTGTGCATCTGGGCAAAGTGGACTTTATgtctgccgctgcagctgccgccgctgctgctgagctaaATGCtgcgccaccgccgccgccgcaagCGCCACCTACAGCACCATCTACATCTTGA
- the LOC108594483 gene encoding zinc finger protein sens isoform X1, with the protein MNVAKMQTAQHQHLLHLAASAAPPTQQHHLPIDYSLGNFKPAIAADFPGGPFVASPQQSSSNSNSNNSPASSSLQVRDLSQLTTMAAIPSPNQLLHQRIQPAQITVDAHQQHQQQHQHQQQLPPAAATSPHEYAPMSAFKAVLPKKRNTDDTTLPFSISRLVKTEQLTAAMAAAAALKPPALSIHALSLTEDNNNSISMLSKNHQQQQQQQQLQPRGKLYLSASEQLRQSRSRSRSRSRSASHCSSQIDMDDADSSHERYSRHSRRSLHSRSRSRSRSSSSSSVELQVDSPPGSPSISSPSAASVSASELLITANSSSINKKSDVFSVSALLRRDEPATRRRSPPLGLVGATNGPLTLPSNPLEVMRQSYPANYDAAMFPRSIFSPALPFFAFAFHQGQQQQQQSGLSYHPDSQENLFRLRSLMVPIQTAAAAGGQNGSSAAAAAAAAAAAAAVGVGVPPGAGHLGLAHPPHLHFHHMPGKWPGLHQFSDLYSCMKCEKMFSTPHGLEVHSRRTHHGKKPYACELCNKTFGHEVSLSQHRAVHNVEKVFECKQCGKRFKRSSTLSTHLLIHSDTRPYPCSYCGKRFHQKSDMKKHTYIHTGEKPHKCQVCGKAFSQSSNLITHSRKHTGYKPFSCKLCHKSFQRKVDLRRHKETQHTDLRVHLGKVDFMSAAAAAAAAAELNAAPPPPPQAPPTAPSTS; encoded by the exons aTGAACGTTGCCAAAATGCAAACGGCTCAGCATCAGCATTTGCTGCATCTGGCCGCCTCCGCTGCCCCGCCCACACAGCAACATCATCTGCCCATTGACTATAGTCTGGGCAACTTTAAGCCCGCCATTGCTGCAGATTTTCCCGGCGGCCCATTCGTTGCCAGCCCACAGCAATCTTCCTCCAATTCCAATTCGAACAACTCGCCAGCGAGCTCATCGCTGCAGGTGCGCGATCTGAGCCAGCTGACCACCATGGCGGCCATACCGTCACCcaatcagctgctgcatcAACGCATTCAGCCTGCCCAGATCACAGTCGATGCAcatcagcagcaccagcagcaacatcaacaccagcaacagttaccgccggcagcagcaacatcgccACATGAGTATGCACCCATGTCCGCCTTCAAGGCGGTGCTGCCAAAGAAACGCAACACCGACG ATACAACTCTGCCCTTTAGCATAAGCAGACTGGTCAAGACTGAACAATTAACAGCGGCAATGGCTGCAGCCGCGGCGCTGAAGCCGCCAGCGTTGAGCATTCATGCTCTGAGCCTCACCgaggacaacaacaattccATATCCATGCTGAGCAAgaatcatcaacagcagcagcagcagcaacagttgcagccacGTGGCAAACTTTATCTCAGCGCCAGCGAGCAGCTGCGTCAATCTCGCTCCAGATCGCGCTCGCGTTCACGCAGCGCCTCACACTGTTCCTCACAGATCGACATGGACGATGCGGACAGCAGCCATGAGCGTTACTCGCGTCACTCGCGTCGCTCGCTGCACTCGCGTTCCCGCTCTAGATcgcgctccagctccagttcgTCGGTCGAACTGCAGGTGGATTCACCGCCTGGCAGTCCCAGCATTAGTTCACCCAGTGCCGCCTCCGTTTCCGCCTCCGAGCTGCTCATcactgccaacagcagcagcattaacaaAAAGTCCGATGTCTTCTCTGTCTCGGCGCTGCTGCGACGCGATGAGCCCGCCACGCGGCGTCGCAGTCCACCTCTGGGCTTGGTCGGCGCCACCAATGGCCCCTTGACGCTGCCCAGCAATCCGCTCGAGGTTATGCGCCAAAGCTATCCGGCTAACTACGATGCGGCCATGTTTCCACGTTCAATCTTCTCGCCCGCACTGCCCTTTTTCGCCTTTGCCTTTCACCagggacagcagcagcagcagcagtcaggaCTGAG CTACCATCCGGATTCGCAGGAAAATCTCTTTCGTCTACGCAGTCTGATGGTGCCAATTCAAACGGCCGCTGCGGCTGGTGGACAAAATGGTTCCTcggctgcggcagcagcagcagcagccgccgccgcagcggCCGTCGGCGTGGGCGTGCCACCTGGCGCCGGACACTTGGGTCTGGCACATCCGCCGCATTTGCACTTTCATCACATGCCGGGCAAGTGGCCGGGTCTGCATCAGTTTAGCGACCTCTACTCCTGCATGAAGTGCGAGAAAATGTTCAGCACGCCGCACGGACTCGAGGTGCACTCGCGCCGCACCCATCACGGCAAGAAGCCCTACGCCTGCGAGTTGTGCAACAAGACCTTTGGCCACGAGGTCAGCCTCAGCCAGCACAG GGCCGTGCACAATGTGGAGAAGGTCTTCGAGTGCAAACAGTGCGGCAAGCGCTTCAAGCGCTCCAGCACTCTATCCACACATCTGCTTATACACAGCGACACGAGGCCTTATCCCTGCAGCTACTGCGGCAAGCGATTCCATCAAAAGAGTGATATGAAGAAGCACACCTATATACACACCG GTGAAAAACCACACAAGTGTCAGGTGTGCGGCAAAGCCTTTAGCCAGAGCTCCAACCTGATAACGCACTCCCGCAAGCACACTGGCTATAAGCCCTTCAGCTGCAAGCTCTGCCACAAGTCCTTTCAGCGCAAGGTGGATCTGCGTCGCCACAAGGAGACCCAGCACACCGATCTGCGTGTGCATCTGGGCAAAGTGGACTTTATgtctgccgctgcagctgccgccgctgctgctgagctaaATGCtgcgccaccgccgccgccgcaagCGCCACCTACAGCACCATCTACATCTTGA